CCGCGAACTGCGCGCCGAGCGTGAAGACGGTCTTCAGGTGCTCGCGCGCGCCGGGCCCTCCTATCACGACGGGCGATGGGGCGCAGGCACGCAGCGCCTCGGCCAGCACCGTCATGAACTCCTCCGGCTCCCGCCCGTGGACGAAGGACAGCGCCACGATGTCCGGCCGCAATTGCTCGCACGCCACGCGCAGGGCCTCCTCGGGGGTGTCCGCGCCCAGGAACGTGGTGCGCCAGCCCTTGCGCTTGAGCTGCACGGCCAGCCCCAGGAGCCCCCCTTCGTGCGAGTCCCCCCGGGGACACGCCAGGAGCACCCGGGGCCCGCCGGCCGTGCTCTCCAGGCTGGAGAGCACCTGACGCAGCCGCTGGCGGATGTAGCCCGAGGCCAGGTGCTCGCGCGCCACGTCCAGCCGCGTGCCCATCTCACGCAACAGCGGCATGAGGAAGCCGTCGCAGAACGTGTCCACGTCCATGGCGCGCTGGGCCTCGTCCAGCACGCGCGACAGCTCGTCCTCGTCCAGCAGCAGCGCCGCGCCCCAGAAGCGCTCCTGGAGTCGCTCCGCGCCAGGCATCGACTTGAGCGGCGAGGTCACCACCTGGGCGATGGCCTCGCTCACCGCCAGCCCGTCCAGCTGGATGAGGCGGACGACGCGGCGGACGGCCTCCACCTCCTCACGCGAGTACACGCGGTAGTTGTTGCCCTCGCTGCGAAGGGGCCGGGGGAAGCCGTAGCGGCGCTCCCACGCGCGCAGCGTCGCCTCGCGGATGCCGGTCAGTCGGGAAATGGTGCGGATGCGCAACATCATGCTTGGACTCCCCGAGCGGCGTCCCACCGCTCGGCCACGCCCCGCGCGCCGGACACCTTGCGCGTGAAGCCCTCCAGGCTCGTCGTCGTCATGAGCCGCTTCACCACCGTCTCCAGGCCTGTCTGGAAGACGGACAGCGGTCCGGGTGGGTGCGGCGTGCCCACCTCCAACAACACGTCCGGCAGCTCGTGCTCGAAGAAGGCGTAGCGCACGCCGATGGGCACGCACTCCACCTTCGCCACCCGGGCCAGCATCTCCACGCCGCGCTCCAGCCGCAGGGGCAGCTCACCGAAGGGGCGGTGCTCACCTTCGGGGAAGACGTACAGCGCCGCGCTCGGACGGCGCAGCAGCTCCTTCGCGTAGCGCAGCGACTCGATGGACGACATCGCGTCCTTGCGGCGGATGCTGAAGGCGCCGATGCGCGCGAGGAAGCGGTAGCGCCGCAGGTTCTCCTCGTCCATGAGGCAGTACGCGTCCCACCCCGCAACGCGCGACAGCTGGTGCAGCATGAAGCCATCCCACCAGTTGGCGTGGTTCAGGTACACCAGCCGACCCGGGCCGGACGCGGGCAGCTCGCCGCGCACCCACAGGCCCCGGAACGCCGAGCGGAACTTCCACCCGATGTACCGGTCGAGCGCCCACCCGAAGGGGCCTCCCTTGGCCGCGGGAATCACGGCGAGCGCGCCTCCTTCTTCCAGACGAGCTCCACCAGCCCGGTGAACAGGGCCAGCCCCAGCGACACGAGGACGCTGGTGATGACGAAGAAGAGCACCTCTTCCAGGGGGACGAGGCCCAGGTAGATGCCCAGGTGCTTGCCCTCACCGAAGTTCCAGATGCCAGTGGAGATGGCCAGGTGGTCGGCCACCGCCAGGTACAGGCCGAGGATGAAGGCCGGCGGCAGCACCGCGCGCAGCACCGCGCCCGAGCGCTCCTTGTAGTGGCGCACGAGCACCACCACCTGGAACGCGATGAGCGGCAGCGTCCACGCGAGCAGGTGGATGAGGTAGGCCCAGCGAGACTCCATCATGACGACACCTCGCTCGGGGACAGCGCGCGGTCGGACGGCGTCGCGGGAGCCTTCGTCTCGACGGAGGGCGACTCCAGCGCGCGGGCCAGCCGGGCGCGGGCCCACAGGCCCACCAGCAGCGTCTGGAGGCCGAAGAAGAGGTACTCCTCGAGCGGCAGGTAGCCCAGCTTGATGCCCC
This genomic interval from Myxococcus guangdongensis contains the following:
- a CDS encoding lysophospholipid acyltransferase family protein; translation: MIPAAKGGPFGWALDRYIGWKFRSAFRGLWVRGELPASGPGRLVYLNHANWWDGFMLHQLSRVAGWDAYCLMDEENLRRYRFLARIGAFSIRRKDAMSSIESLRYAKELLRRPSAALYVFPEGEHRPFGELPLRLERGVEMLARVAKVECVPIGVRYAFFEHELPDVLLEVGTPHPPGPLSVFQTGLETVVKRLMTTTSLEGFTRKVSGARGVAERWDAARGVQA
- a CDS encoding MerR family transcriptional regulator, encoding MMLRIRTISRLTGIREATLRAWERRYGFPRPLRSEGNNYRVYSREEVEAVRRVVRLIQLDGLAVSEAIAQVVTSPLKSMPGAERLQERFWGAALLLDEDELSRVLDEAQRAMDVDTFCDGFLMPLLREMGTRLDVAREHLASGYIRQRLRQVLSSLESTAGGPRVLLACPRGDSHEGGLLGLAVQLKRKGWRTTFLGADTPEEALRVACEQLRPDIVALSFVHGREPEEFMTVLAEALRACAPSPVVIGGPGAREHLKTVFTLGAQFAESSQELIALWNQVRTAQNRP
- a CDS encoding lycopene cyclase domain-containing protein gives rise to the protein MMESRWAYLIHLLAWTLPLIAFQVVVLVRHYKERSGAVLRAVLPPAFILGLYLAVADHLAISTGIWNFGEGKHLGIYLGLVPLEEVLFFVITSVLVSLGLALFTGLVELVWKKEARSP